TTCCTCAGGGTATGGCATTCGGAATACTCTCCTCTCTTGCTCCTAAATACGGACTTTTCACTTCGTTTTACCCCGTTGTTTTGTACGTTATTTTCGGTACATGCCCGTTTGTATCGATCGGTACCAACGCTGTGATTGCTTTGTTCACGGCAAATCTCGTGGAGAGTCACGTGACGATGCCACCATCCCACACAGGGGGCACAAACAGTACTAACGACAGCATGACGTTCGTACAAGTGAACGATGTAGACTTTGTGGAGGCCAAAGCGGCTCTCGCTGCAGGTTCATCCTTCATAGTCGGTGTTTTACTTCTGGTTTTGGGATTACTAAGACTTGGATTTATATCATCATATATGTCTACCCCATTTGTAAGTTCATTCACGACCACTGCAGCCATCCATATTATCACTAGCCAAATACCAAAGGCAATCGGTGTTCATATACCATTAATCAGTGGCCCAGGGAAACTAGTCATTACctatattgaaatttttaaaaatatcaccaCTGTTAACGTAGGTTCAGTAGTAACGTCCATTATTTGCATCATTGTCTTGATTTTTGTAAAAGATTTTATAAACGAaaagtttaaatcaaaattgtatatgCCTATTCCCATCGAATTAATTCTTGTGATTTGCGGAACTGTTGTGTCATACTTTGGACAGTTTAACCCCACGTTTGACATTCCTGTTGTAGGAAGTATAGAAGCTGGACTCTCTCCTCCATCGTTACCGAGACTCAAACCCGGTATTATAGGAGATTCTGTCGTAATTGCTATTATTGTGTTTGTTCTCACCATCTCCATGGCAAAAGTCTGCGAGACAAAAAATACCATCAATACGAACCAAGAACTAGTGGCCTACGGTATGACCAATCTAGGTGGTTCTTTTTTTCGATGCTTTCCATCCTGCGTTGCACCACCTCGTACTATTTTGCTGAAAACCATGGAAGCAAAGTCCACTCTCAATGGAATCTTTTCTGCTGTCATTATTTTGCTCATTCTATTGTTCCTTGGAGAATATTTTCAATACCTACCTCTACCTATTTTGTCCATCATGATCATAATGGCAATCAAGAACCTCCTCTTACAGTTTCGACAATTACCAAGGCTGTGGAAACTTAACAAATATGATTTTACCGTCTGGATAGCTACACTTCTTAGTGGTGTGTTCATCGACTTTCCATATGCTTTGTATTGTGGCGTAGGTTTAAGTATATTCCTTGTCGTATATCAAAGTCAGAGAGGGAAATTTGGGCTGCTTGGAAAATTGAAGAATGAGGACTTATACGTGGAGGAATCACAACAAACAACTTCATATCCGAacgtgaaaattttcaagatggAATCATCACTTTATTTTGCTACAGCCGAATCATTCCGAGAAAATTTGTATAGACTAACTTGGGATCCCAGAGGGATGGGGAAGGACCCAGAAGAAGTAACGGTGACAGTCAACAAAGCCCCTGCCCGTGACGGCCAACAAACCGGAGATCTAGAGTGTGAGCGTATGGAAACAAAGTATGTTATTATCGATTGTTCGTCATTCAACTACATGGACCTAACAGGGATGTCGGCTCTTTCTGCAGTTGTCAAGGAATACAGACTCATTGGAATCGAGGTTCTACTAGTGAGATGTACAAACAGCCTCTTGGCCCTGATGAAAAGATCAGAACTTTTGGAAACGGTGGGAAAGGAACATGTCTTTCCTGACATCGTCGATGCCATCACTGTAACAGCTTCAGATAATTACTAGTAGTTATGTATATCTTATTTAGAAGTACGTGGCCTGTTTTTTAGCGTTTACAATGAACAATACAAGGTTCTGTTTCCTTTTAGTTTAAGAAAGCTAAATTTACAACAAATACCCATCATATCTACCTGTAAAATTTagatttgtatattttttatcttcatACAGAACTTTTCTTCCGAAGGGAATCAATATAGTCTAACAATGCAAATAAGCGCATCTAGCTTCTTAAGTTTCTTAATACCATAAGCTTCAACTTTTATCAAGCAACCTCATTTGGTGCAGTAAAGTAGAAAATCCATCACAATTCcgttggtttttattttcatttctttagtCATTTGAGGTATTATACTTTTTTGGAGAAGTTTTTGATATCAACTGCAACTGTTCTCTTGATTTATTTTAAGATACAGAAAATCCATGCCATcgatcattttaaatttaataagtttCATTTTGCGAAAAATCGGCACACGTAGTTACCTACTAAGCAAATAATGGTGCAGATATCTCTAAGTAGCGGCTgtcagaaaataaatatttctcctAACCGGCACCAACTATACACAAGACCgtattatgtatatgtaatttgttACCATGTCGGCACGAGTATCAGGATGGCCAAAGCGAATCTTGCAGCCTCGAGATCTTCAACTTTAATTCGTCGGTGTTAAAAGATTGCACAGAATGGGATCTTTAATCGACCGTTGCTAGAGCTAGTTAAATACATATGTGTAATTTtcttggttttttattttatcaaaacaactggcaatacaaattaaatgtaCACACAAGTCAtccaattttaaatattgttgaaaatttgcacttgatattttattaaagaacCTTGTAACTatgcataaagaaaacaaaaagacaatttttatgttttttaataattcatctctctctctctctctctttctctctctctctgtctctctctctctctctctacttcTATTTGTGTGTCTCTCTCCCTCCaacatattttgctaattttgtgcAGCATTTTTTATGTCGTATTAAGTTAAATACAACGGTTTGTAATCTCTAAAAGGAGACCTGCACATGCCACACTTAAAATTCATCATACCAATACACTCCAAGCAGAAGGCATGACCACACGGCAAAACATTTGATGGTGGCCGATCCATGCATATTGAACATTCAATGGTATCATGGTCAAcctaaacaaaacaattaatgtCAATCTTAATCTGAAGTTTTGTAGCGGAATATACCAAAAAGTGAGGCTCATTTATCCTTGCAAGGAAAAACAAACTAGACGTTTCTTAcccttttaattttaacaggtattGTGCACTTGTCGTTTCCATGTTCGTTTTCGGCATAGCATTCATACAAACCAGCATCAGCAAGATCAGTATCATAGATTACCAATTTGGAGGCTCCATCGATATACTGCATTATAGTTTTTCTACTTCTCACTACAGGTTCTCCATCTTTGAACCATGCGACTTGTTTTGGCATTGGAAATCCTCTTACTTTGATCGCCATCTCTATGGCTGTaccatttttaatatttaccgTTTGCGGAACGTTTTCAAATGAAGGCAGCTcagctgtaaaaaaaaagtcttagaatctcaattaaaacattaacataTGACTAGTATCATGGTATTACATTATTTGTACAAGCCCAGTTCAACCATTGACTTCGCATGTTGCAAAGAAACAGTTTAGAAAATGTATGGGATATGTTCCTTTTTCCCCACATTAGTACAATTTGTCATCTTACCGTCACTGACGCTGACGTGAAAATCTACAGattcttcttttaatttatgAGGGTCAGTTCCCGATTTAGCCAAACAGGTATAGTCTCCTTCATCTTTCTTTGTTGTACCATCAATTCTTAACGAAGCCTTTCCGTTCACAAACTTGATTGCTATTTTGTTTTTGGCGCTGCTTAAAATCTTGCCTTGGTGAAGCCACGACACTACTTCCGCATTATTGACGACTGCCTCTGTATATAATTCGTCTCCGGAATGCACGGTAACATCATTAGGTTTTATTGTAAACACAGGTTTCACTAAAATTCACAAACAGTTATACATTAACCAGATACTCTCTGTTGACACCGTACTTAGTATTCAATTATAAAAcgtgaaaaagggagataataaaagtaaaatatacaacCGTGATGCACATAAATGAAGAATGATTCTTTGatttcctttttatttcttCCATACTTCTCTGCTACACAAGTATATTCACCGTCGTCTTGAAGTCTAGCATTACTCAATGTGAGCTCAGCTTTTTGGTTGGACTCGTCAAACTGTTGGCGGAATGTCGAGGATATCCGGATTACCTGGTCCTTTCCTTTGCACCAATAAACATTGCTTGCGTTTCTTACATTAGCAAAAACAGACACCGCTTTACCAACATCAACAGAAACATTCTGTGGGGGTGTTATGAAAGTAAGCTCTGCAAAAAAATTTTTACAGTCTAATGAAAGTATCAACAgtttactgtgaaatcattaactTTTGTggactcaattttcgtggaattattgggtacctctcatcctcAAACTAACAttctccacgaattaataaattatggtGATTAAGTCATATTTTCTGTTGTAGGCAAAATAGAATACACGAAACTACGTCCCCACAAACCCGTAAAAAtaaagcaatccacgaaaattggccccctcGACTTTGAATGATTCCATAGAAGTCTCATTAATAAATATAgtcttttttattcatttcattcgAAACTATTATTTCCGTTCTGAGAGAAAAACGCCCAtcacagatttttttaaaaattcatcacaGAAGACACCAAAGTGCAATAaagaaggaaaaacaatttttgaaactGTCAATACAAAGCCTATAAAACGTATTTGGTCATAGTGTAAGTCAGTCAGCTGAATTCAAAATTCACTGTTAGGGATTTTCAAAAACACCTACTAAAAATTGTAGGCCTTctagaataaaatacatttgtattatCATAGTTTACCTATACTTACATAacgtttataaataaataataaaactctGTGGTGTTTAACAATCAGAATACAGTATCGTGATTTTAAGCGAATTAATACTTACTTGAAGAAAAATTTGATGCCCTATCCAAATAGCATCTTTTGTTACCTACAAATATTCAGATTAAATTAGAtaagataaaaattttaaactactTTAAATGCACTTTATATTGGAAAGTTAGTCTTCATCATTCAAATCTTTAAGACTGTTAtattatgaattttgttttcatggttgcattgaaacattttttaatgttttcttttcatcGTGCAGTGTgatcaaaaatttatttgagtCTATATCGAGCAGCCAATATATTTTGGATTCTGTATAAAAAAGTATTACCACTCCTCTTCAATGAATGCAGTTGTACATGCTTTGTGGTCCTCATACTGGCTGAAGTATTGACTTATTATTCCTTAAATCGTACTGATAATTTCCATATTTAGAATTTCATTGTGAATTGCCTTGTAGatgtttaagaaaattttctattgttttgttattttgaatttatctaCAGTTTTTCTCTTAATTAAAGTTACTTTGCCTTTAAATCCCTTGTATGTTATATATGCATCTCACTCTACTCTGTTACATAAATGTAACTAGGAAAGGTTCTTGATAAGTCATTAAGTCATCTCTTTTTTTAGCAgactttattgatttattctATTTCTGCAGTTTAGAGTAGCTGAATTTATTTGGTGGGAATTTTGAGAATACAATGCACATGACCCAAAGCTTCAATCGAATTAggatgtttatacatgtacatacatatttaTTGGATGAAACGTTactttataaatgtaaatttgaaaGTGATGATTTGAGAAGAGTTTTAAcggtatcaaaataaaaattgtttcgGAAAGAACTTAATGGATTACCGGTATacctataattttatttcaaacaagttGGAtttgtaaactacatgtatttaaggcTAGTTGGGCTGTATATTTGTTATCAAGATTGGATCCAAGCATGCAGATATggcataattgaaaaaaaaagttattcagTTACAAACTTTGTCATAGTTTAAAATGACACCAGAATTCGAAAACACAATAGAACAGTATATtgaaattttctgaaaatcttttttgtacatgtacaatgtttcttgctatatcatataatatataattcataTAGAAACACCTAATGTTAACATCTTGGCTTCCTGTTTGACAGAGATAAGTAAGTGATTAGGAGCTTACAACAAAAGGTGGTGAGCAGAAGAATAAAGAAGAGCATCAGCGTGAAAACCGCCATACAGATGGTTATGTAGAAGGACCAGCCTATCTGTGGACCACGCGGTAGATGAGTCACTCCATGGGCAAATGTAATCACTGTCGAAGTCTCTAATATAACTAAAACAGAAGCAATGTAAACGATCatcctttttttttactctggatttctttttataacaaataagtATAATAGTCATAATCATGTAATGTGTTTAATATACTCCTGGCAAATATTCATATTGTTTACAAGACAAATAAAactaaacttcattttttttttcaatattacacTTACACTGAAGAAACGTTCCTGTGACATTGATTCTTGCTAATATCTTTGTCTTTCTATCAGTCCCACAGCATTTACTTATTGACGTCACACAGAACATCATACAGATGAATACCAAGGCACAGGCGCTGATCAACAAATAACGGGTGCCCAACAAGGGGTCTAAAATATAGTTGTTCAAGTAAAAAAATCCTTAAGGAGGCTCGGTGATCAACATATTATCAGATTCaccttatattttaaaaatgatttgttgagatatttaagaaatgaattccatatttattagttttatacgatataaaatggtttggggcagtttacgctttataaaccgcgaagcggtttataaaaaagcgtaaactgttccaaactattttatatcgtataaaactaataaataaggaattcatttcttataattcaatttttttgctatcaattgttgataaaaacagtcatttgatctataaaatgacatcaaattgtacaaaatgcaaacataacgtcaggcggattgttacgtttttgacgttagtcttactatgacgtaggcaacattcttcatacgatataaaataaatttttcaaccaatcagaaagcatgttacaaccagaattaaattataaacttttattaaataacgaaaaatatgatttcttttaacttcaaaatttaaatgttttcccCATATTGTTACTTAGACTTCTTTCTTTTAAGGACAATCTTATAGTCTAAACAGAACCAcagccagagagagagagagagagagagagagagagagagagagagagagagagagagagagagagagagagagagagagagagagagagtatctATTAACATCATATAACAACAGGTCTTCATGGTTCACAAGCATTATAAGAGGAAGTAATTAGTTGAATAAAACAGTTTAAATGGGTCTTCTTAcctgtaaaaattgaattaaaaacttCCGTatggttttttgcttattcagATTGAGcaataatacaaaattattatgATCTTAGCAAGGCACTGCCCATTGCATTCTTTTTTTGGTTATGATAGATTACAtggatgaaaatataataaacaacTCAATCCATAAAGTATTTCATgattatacacattataaaatgtaaaaccTGTTGGGGTGGAAGAAAGAAATTGAGCTAGTTGATATGCCAAACACTTGCAAACAATCTTTCTTACAGAAATAAGAGTTGTATATCatatgtttttaaatgcatttatacATAACTCCAACCTCACACCATCACCCCTAGCTTAGGTTTAAGTTTGCAACTTGGGCTTCCTTACTTATCTTTACTATGCTGTTTaatatattgtaatgaaaaaaacctTTGGAATAATTCAATTGACAGTAGAAAACATCTCTATTTGTCAGGACTAGTTATCTCATATAGAACCGAGTCTAGTGGAAGAATGTTGaacttataaattaaaaacatcaacTTGGATCAGTATTCTAATAGATATAAAAGGAAGTACtaaaatgataatgtttacCTTCAATTGTTTGAAGCTGAGACGTAACATCTTGGCAAGTGCTTGTGTTGTCAACACAATACTTAAATACCCCGAAGTGGTAACCATCTGCATCCACCCAATATTCCGTAAATAAAGCACCGATGAGACAAGAAAACTTGATAATATAAACCACAACCAAAGAGCTGAGTAACCGTTGCCGCTTCTCCATACTCGGAAATGTAGGTTTTGCCATGCAGTTTTGTTATACCTCtaatcttcatattttttttatctagtaAACTCGTaaaaggaagattttttttttcaaatcggttaagtttttttttacctttcaataCCTTTAAATGAGCTTTTATAATGAATGCAATACTATCCTGGTTAGATATTACAATATTCTATAGGTCTCGGGCTGactaacatttttcattttaattgttagaccataattaatcacctaattgtctacgttCTTTTCCTTTCTTTCCCATTACTACAAAGAgtacacggcgggtgtgaccagtCAGCCGAAGATATTTACTTCTCCATGGCACCTAATCTTacctctaatttttttttgaagtctgtgtttgctctgctcctgttttgtaattTGCCTTTGtgcttttgattttgaacactgttatcaccacatgtcgTATAACTGCTCTTGAGAAGTCTTGTTATTATACTACGAACAGAAAACTACACTTCTTGATTACAGCATACAAGTGTATGTGCCATAAGTTATCACAATATCCACACTTACATGTAGCTGATTAAGTTGCTTGTCTGACATCATTTAATATTATAGACTTTTGCTATGGTACAATTATGACTGTTCCAAGAATTATGATGTTAATTTTAAGATTCCAacgttgataaaaaaaaatactcgaACTACTTGCCTCTTGTGTTTAACAATTTTGTTGCATCAGTGTAGGCACACGCCATTTCACGCACTCGGTTTTCTTGCTTATTTCTgcgttgggttttttttatcaggcTTTGGGCCAAACATGCCTGCCAATGCCTTTTATACAACATTGCTTGTTACTTTGACCAAAGACCAACCATATATAGCgaatattttttgatttgatttgaagttattttattatgcaaatatatatttacataaactgATTAGTCAGCAGGCAATGCCTATGTAAGCGTTCTCCACAGGGTGCACGGTAATACATATAATGTGCAAGatataaatgacaaattaattaatacacTTATTAATAGAATAGTATGATGaagcataaaaatatatgcaaaaaaatataatattcagaTGGGCTAAAAAAGAAGGTTGGCAAAACCCGGTTTgtggaaaaaagaaagagaattttttttttaaacctattAGTACAGTTATGGCATAAGTATACTagttttgtgtacatgtattagatataTATAGTTATAGTTAAGATAAATATATTAAGCTAAATCTCTTAGATTTTACAATGTAGTTATGAACTAATTTCAATAGTACAGTATTTTCATCATATGATATGTCATCATCTCAAAATAactaaaaatataaagttaCTGGTTTTTGTAAATCTaacattgatattttatgtaacTGAATCCATTATATGGCCCTGAAAATTTAGAATAATATCAAGTTGGTTTATTTCCCATCTTTCTCTGTCAATAGCAATTCCAAGACAATATGGCACCGGTTTTGTGCTTCTTAGTAAAAAAGACATGCGTATTTATTGAAACAACATATTATAAAGCTGATATTGTTCGAATTTGATATAGAACGAGTTTTTCTAACATAATATAGTATATTTCCGCCTAGCATTCAGTGAAACAAACATATATTTACGTAGACAGTATGGTCAAAGAACCTTAGAAGTGTTTTGTTCTGTCGAGGACCAACActtttttgttatattatttgaataaagagatacaaaaaaactttacagCCGCTATGTTGCCGTCTGTGACTTGCCTTTCACCGCTTTTATCATCCACTTATGCACATAatgcagtaattttttttttcaatgaggGTTCGTCT
This genomic window from Magallana gigas chromosome 5, xbMagGiga1.1, whole genome shotgun sequence contains:
- the LOC105330096 gene encoding prestin isoform X3 codes for the protein MSKNLSQENSGLDRNCRIQRRDDATENASLLRHPKTQNSLDNLTEKEYEDVKCGDICADFQCTRTALLSYFLSLFPIVRTLRHYDVKNDLLKDAISGLSTACLHFPQGMAFGILSSLAPKYGLFTSFYPVVLYVIFGTCPFVSIGTNAVIALFTANLVESHVTMPPSHTGGTNSTNDSMTFVQVNDVDFVEAKAALAAGSSFIVGVLLLVLGLLRLGFISSYMSTPFEV
- the LOC105330096 gene encoding prestin isoform X1; the encoded protein is MSKNLSQENSGLDRNCRIQRRDDATENASLLRHPKTQNSLDNLTEKEYEDVKCGDICADFQCTRTALLSYFLSLFPIVRTLRHYDVKNDLLKDAISGLSTACLHFPQGMAFGILSSLAPKYGLFTSFYPVVLYVIFGTCPFVSIGTNAVIALFTANLVESHVTMPPSHTGGTNSTNDSMTFVQVNDVDFVEAKAALAAGSSFIVGVLLLVLGLLRLGFISSYMSTPFVSSFTTTAAIHIITSQIPKAIGVHIPLISGPGKLVITYIEIFKNITTVNVGSVVTSIICIIVLIFVKDFINEKFKSKLYMPIPIELILVICGTVVSYFGQFNPTFDIPVVGSIEAGLSPPSLPRLKPGIIGDSVVIAIIVFVLTISMAKVCETKNTINTNQELVAYGMTNLGGSFFRCFPSCVAPPRTILLKTMEAKSTLNGIFSAVIILLILLFLGEYFQYLPLPILSIMIIMAIKNLLLQFRQLPRLWKLNKYDFTVWIATLLSGVFIDFPYALYCGVGLSIFLVVYQSQRGKFGLLGKLKNEDLYVEESQQTTSYPNVKIFKMESSLYFATAESFRENLYRLTWDPRGMGKDPEEVTVTVNKAPARDGQQTGDLECERMETKYVIIDCSSFNYMDLTGMSALSAVVKEYRLIGIEVLLVRCTNSLLALMKRSELLETVGKEHVFPDIVDAITVTASDNY
- the LOC105330098 gene encoding peroxidasin homolog isoform X3, with the translated sequence MAKPTFPSMEKRQRLLSSLVVVYIIKFSCLIGALFTEYWVDADGYHFGVFKYCVDNTSTCQDVTSQLQTIEGNKRCYLDRASNFSSKLTFITPPQNVSVDVGKAVSVFANVRNASNVYWCKGKDQVIRISSTFRQQFDESNQKAELTLSNARLQDDGEYTCVAEKYGRNKKEIKESFFIYVHHVKPVFTIKPNDVTVHSGDELYTEAVVNNAEVVSWLHQGKILSSAKNKIAIKFVNGKASLRIDGTTKKDEGDYTCLAKSGTDPHKLKEESVDFHVSVSDAELPSFENVPQTVNIKNGTAIEMAIKVRGFPMPKQVAWFKDGEPVVRSRKTIMQYIDGASKLVIYDTDLADAGLYECYAENEHGNDKCTIPVKIKRVDHDTIECSICMDRPPSNVLPCGHAFCLECIGMMNFKCGMCRSPFRDYKPLYLT
- the LOC105330098 gene encoding peroxidasin homolog isoform X1; translated protein: MAKPTFPSMEKRQRLLSSLVVVYIIKFSCLIGALFTEYWVDADGYHFGVFKYCVDNTSTCQDVTSQLQTIEDPLLGTRYLLISACALVFICMMFCVTSISKCCGTDRKTKILARINVTGTFLQFILETSTVITFAHGVTHLPRGPQIGWSFYITICMAVFTLMLFFILLLTTFCCNKRCYLDRASNFSSKLTFITPPQNVSVDVGKAVSVFANVRNASNVYWCKGKDQVIRISSTFRQQFDESNQKAELTLSNARLQDDGEYTCVAEKYGRNKKEIKESFFIYVHHVKPVFTIKPNDVTVHSGDELYTEAVVNNAEVVSWLHQGKILSSAKNKIAIKFVNGKASLRIDGTTKKDEGDYTCLAKSGTDPHKLKEESVDFHVSVSDAELPSFENVPQTVNIKNGTAIEMAIKVRGFPMPKQVAWFKDGEPVVRSRKTIMQYIDGASKLVIYDTDLADAGLYECYAENEHGNDKCTIPVKIKRVDHDTIECSICMDRPPSNVLPCGHAFCLECIGMMNFKCGMCRSPFRDYKPLYLT
- the LOC105330098 gene encoding peroxidasin homolog isoform X2 codes for the protein MMFCVTSISKCCGTDRKTKILARINVTGTFLQFILETSTVITFAHGVTHLPRGPQIGWSFYITICMAVFTLMLFFILLLTTFCCNKRCYLDRASNFSSKLTFITPPQNVSVDVGKAVSVFANVRNASNVYWCKGKDQVIRISSTFRQQFDESNQKAELTLSNARLQDDGEYTCVAEKYGRNKKEIKESFFIYVHHVKPVFTIKPNDVTVHSGDELYTEAVVNNAEVVSWLHQGKILSSAKNKIAIKFVNGKASLRIDGTTKKDEGDYTCLAKSGTDPHKLKEESVDFHVSVSDAELPSFENVPQTVNIKNGTAIEMAIKVRGFPMPKQVAWFKDGEPVVRSRKTIMQYIDGASKLVIYDTDLADAGLYECYAENEHGNDKCTIPVKIKRVDHDTIECSICMDRPPSNVLPCGHAFCLECIGMMNFKCGMCRSPFRDYKPLYLT
- the LOC105330096 gene encoding sulfate transporter isoform X2, which produces MAKVCETKNTINTNQELVAYGMTNLGGSFFRCFPSCVAPPRTILLKTMEAKSTLNGIFSAVIILLILLFLGEYFQYLPLPILSIMIIMAIKNLLLQFRQLPRLWKLNKYDFTVWIATLLSGVFIDFPYALYCGVGLSIFLVVYQSQRGKFGLLGKLKNEDLYVEESQQTTSYPNVKIFKMESSLYFATAESFRENLYRLTWDPRGMGKDPEEVTVTVNKAPARDGQQTGDLECERMETKYVIIDCSSFNYMDLTGMSALSAVVKEYRLIGIEVLLVRCTNSLLALMKRSELLETVGKEHVFPDIVDAITVTASDNY